The Montipora foliosa isolate CH-2021 chromosome 14, ASM3666993v2, whole genome shotgun sequence genome window below encodes:
- the LOC137984289 gene encoding neurabin-1-like isoform X2, giving the protein MATRTEYGKENRLRARKEGPNRTKGDNHAGSKVADGVRSQSSDTRKNIIDSKTKRTAGAPENDTKQKPYNKFGAPPKKLISADKAYKTPLKNENVRKTREERPRVPRKPPSVESTSDKGKVTKIDDDRESDAKLNVSKLKHIFDETIANETIKAQQNFRKPRPISEALERLKGDYDPSQSVPGRWSLPNYYKKTPPTSPNDPTHKPHVSQGIAARRALFENGGSSEDVYTREKRSPSLLDLVPDLKELDLGAFGKTETSGNATSFLGKNVASPSPRSRTSSDPGTKRLLYFVSSRKRFTSDPKAVIGGYQQTCDDSVLRKPPLSAEKRLFKSHSVDQMLLQSLGSDKSKINTEEETVEKYLEPSLSEKEDKFISTEAEKSQTETKPEVPVTNSENVHVVPRFRRKEVPKDDFLDDTPGRVREANWKDEEIPPEELAELEFVHKPPKHDFARIRDSVTLNENKTELELPVKGTGDIHKTEIEEPRERDSSGEDSAGSIVEHSDGDEDPVPVPTVSPVALLFSAKPKSSSLSKGGDKDKSRKRSVGFGGDTPKIFLTYSAVEYDRGNEDIDPVTASAEWELEKRVEKMDVFSVDLCKDNRGLGLSIIGLGVGTDTGVEKLGIFVKSLTEGGAAAADGRIQVNDQIIEVDGTSLVGVTQMFAAQTLKNTSGIVRFLMGRDKSRAHMQSAHRIDPNIEQQIDVLRQKLAEAEAKAENAEKRALLAERMVQNQAPAVTRSETSDETGLKEAKKKLEALTEKVHTLESDLAVSEAENDDMVRQLEESKGLYLILDKKYHMAKNKVKELEEREQAHAEVSERSAVEMRLLQDKVKELEWQVASLQQATSAKDVKLNKKEMSPFVIVDKPEVHNNKTEVQEEVLENGFAAEMEQALADFQLSWDTQGDQVSAKEDDKRIDLDLDSIPVTETLGNDYLRQKKRLAEAQQKRHKPTRASWAKSFDDENEMIDGHEASEEDEEEEISSKSTVQESEDISRSPAQRPGLFLPKLPVGGFKLRSTGTNLFDGTPLKSGDSSPQEIRASFPLSHKEETRNVVVENLLEKQLSKADIKVSSMPTTTLELEERDGRKLVEEEQEDCLSGSTNSLDEIEEATRRIDSDLASSQASSRGSSPFLPPAMPLLQVKNVPVMEPYNEAAIDVPPDYLAACGLANSNRSSPSMSSRVDGQSSVGSPDTPSSGVAQLVSDWDTDQVYMWLVANDLEEYAEEFSNKSIDGKQLLNLDGSKLKAMGVNPNHRALIKKKIKEMKAETERELKARKQREKEQKGNKKEGKFEKMGFMKKKGYYNVS; this is encoded by the exons ATGGCTACGAGAACTGAATACGGCAAAGAAAACAGGTTGCGAGCTCGCAAAGAAGGACCAAATCGGACGAAAGGCGATAATCATGCCGGAAGCAAGGTTGCAGACGGCGTCAGAAGTCAGAGCTCTGACACACgtaaaaatattattgattCAAAAACAAAGCGAACTGCAGGAGCTCCAGAAAATGACACCAAGCAAAAGCCCTATAACAAGTTCGGAGCCCCTCCAAAGAAGCTAATTTCGGCGGACAAGGCTTATAAAACCCCTTTAAAGAATGAGAATGTTCGCAAAACTCGCGAGGAAAGGCCTCGAGTTCCTCGTAAACCTCCCTCGGTGGAGTCCACTAGTGATAAGGGTAAAGTAACTAAAATTGATGATGACCGGGAGAGTGATGCCAAGCTGAATGTTAGCAAGTTAAAGCACATTTTTGATGAAACCATTGCAAATGAAACTATAAAAGCTCAGCAGAATTTTAGAAAGCCCAGACCAATTTCTGAAGCCCTCGAGAGGTTGAAAGGTGATTATGACCCTTCGCAATCTGTACCAGGAAGATGGTCGTTGCCTAATTATTACAAGAAGACTCCTCCTACCTCACCCAATGATCCCACTCACAAGCCACATGTGTCTCAAGGTATTGCAGCGAGAAGAGCTTTATTTGAGAATGGCGGGTCCAGTGAAGATGTTTACACCAGGGAGAAGCGTTCGCCAAGTTTGTTAGATCTTGTCCCAGACTTGAAAGAATTGGATCTAGGTGCATTTGGTAAAACTGAAACATCAGGTAATGCAACCAGCTTCCTTGGCAAAAATGTTGCTTCACCTAGCCCAAGATCTCGGACAAGTTCTGATCCTGGAACTAAACGGCTTCTGTATTTTGTAAGTTCCCGCAAACGATTCACTTCTGACCCCAAAGCTGTGATTGGAGGGTACCAGCAAACCTGTGATGATTCAGTATTGCGAAAGCCTCCACTGTCTGCAGAAAAAAGACTTTTTAAGTCACACAGTGTTGATCAAATGTTGCTTCAATCTTTGGGTTCAGATAAGAGCAAAATTAATACAGAAGAAGAAACTGTCGAAAAGTATCTTGAACCTTCATTGTCAGAAAAAGAAGACAAGTTTATCTCTACTGAGGCTGAAAAGTCACAGACAGAGACAAAGCCAGAAGTGCCAGTTACAAATTCTGAAAATGTTCATGTAGTGCCTCGCTTTCGGCGAAAGGAGGTTCCCAAAGATGATTTCTTAGATGACACCCCTGGAAGGGTACGTGAAGCAAATTGGAAGGATGAAGAGATACCTCCAGAAGAGTTGGCAGAATTGGAGTTTGTACACAAACCCCCAAAGCATGATTTTGCAAGAATTCGTGATTCGGTTActcttaatgaaaacaaaacagaactTGAATTGCCAGTGAAAGGCACTGGTGACATTCACAAGACTGAAATCGAGGAACCCCGAGAGAGAGACAGTTCAGGGGAGGACAGCGCTGGTAGCATTGTTGAGCACAGCGATGGTGATGAGGATCCTGTGCCAGTGCCGACGGTTTCTCCTGTAGCACTGTTATTTTCTGCAAAGCCCAAATCATCTTCTTTATCTAAAGGTGGAGACAAGGATAAGTCTCGCAAAAGAAGTGTTGGTTTTGGCGGGGACACACCTAAGATATTTCTAACATACAGTGCCGTGGAATATGACAGGGGAAACGAGGATATTGACCCTGTTACTGCATCAGCTGAGTGGGAGTTGGAAAAACGAGTTGAAAAGATGGATGTGTTTTCTGTGGACTTGTGCAAAG acAATAGAGGTCTGGGATTGAGTATTATAGGCCTTGGTGTCGGTACAGATACCGGAGTAGAGAAACTGGGAATTTTTGTCAAGTCACTCACAGAAGGTGGTGCTGCAGCTGCAGATGGACG AATACAAGTGAATGACCAGATTATTGAAGTCGATGGAACTTCTCTTGTTGGAGTAACACAGATGTTTGCAGCACAGACTCTTAAGAACACCAGCGGCATAGTGAG GTTTCTTATGGGAAGAGATAAGAGTAGGGCGCATATGCAATCAGCACACAGAATTGACCCCAACATTGAACAGCAAATTGATGTGCTAAGACAAAAACTGGCTGAG GCTGAAGCAAAAGCAGAAAATGCGGAGAAAAGGGCCTTGCTGGCAGAAAGAATGGTTCAAAATCAAGCACCTGCTGTCACAAGATCT GAAACCTCTGATGAGACTGGCTTGAAAGAAGCAAAGAAGAAATTAGAAGCACTCACAGAAAAGGTCCACACACTAGAGTCTGACCTGGCAGTATCAGAAGCAGAGAATGATGATATGGTGCGACAGTTGGAGGAAAGTAAAGGATTGTACTTGATCCTTGACAAAAAGTATCATATGGCAAAGAACAAAGTCAAGGAGTTGGAGGAAAG AGAGCAAGCACATGCCGAAGTCTCTGAAAGATCCGCTGTGGAAATGAGATTATTGCAGGACAAG GTCAAGGAACTTGAATGGCAGGTTGCCTCTCTTCAGCAAGCTACGTCAGCGAAAGACGTTAAACTaaacaagaaagaaatgtcACCATTTGTAATAGTCGACAAGCCAGAAGTGCATAACAACAAAACAGAGGTCCAAGAAGAAGTTCTTGAGAATGGATTTGCAGCTGAAATGGAGCAAGCATTGGCAGACTTCCAGCTTAGCTGGGACACACAAGGTGATCAAGTTTCAG CAAAAGAAGATGACAAGAGAATTGATTTAGACCTTGACAGTATTCCAGTTACTGAGACACTTGGTAATGATTATCTGAGACAGAAGAAGCGCCTTGCAGAAGCACAGCAGAAAAGACACAAGCCAACACGTGCCAGCTGGGCAAAGTCCTTCGATGATGAAAATGAA ATGATTGATGGTCACGAAGCATCCGAAGAAGACGAAGAGGAGGAGATAAGCTCAAAAAGCACTGTGCAAGAAAGTGAGGATATCAGTAGAAGTCCAGCACAAAGGCCAGGGctgtttcttccaaaattgccAGTTGGTGGCTTTAAGCTTCGTTCCACGGGCACAAACCTCTTTGATGGGACACCCTTGAAGAGCGGCGACTCATCCCCCCAGGAGATTCGCGCAAGCTTCCCGTTGTCCCATAAAGAGGAAACACGCAACGTTGTGGTAGAGAATCTCTTAGAAAAGCAGCTTTCCAAAGCTGACATCAAGGTATCGTCAATGCCCACAACAACGCTTGAGCTTGAGGAGCGAGATGGGCGTAAACTTGTCGAAGAAGAACAGGAAGATTGCCTTTCAGGGTCTACGAATTCACTGGATGAAATCGAAGAAGCCACAAGAAGG ATCGACTCAGACCTTGCCTCGTCCCAGGCCTCTTCGCGTGGCTCATCCCCATTCCTCCCTCCCGCCATGCCGCTGTTGCAGGTTAAGAATGTTCCAGTGATGGAGCCGTATAATGAAGCAGCCATTGATGTCCCTCCCGATTACCTAGCCGCTTGTGGACTAGCAAATTCGAACCGTAGCTCTCCAA GCATGTCTTCACGTGTTGATGGACAGTCCTCAGTGGGTAGTCCTGACACCCCATCGTCTGGAGTCGCACAACTAGTGTCTGACTGGGACACTGACCAG GTCTACATGTGGCTGGTTGCAAATGACCTCGAAGAATACGCCGAGGAGTTCAGTAACAAGAGCATCGATGGCAAGCAGTTGTTGAACTTAGATGGCTCCAAGCTCAAG
- the LOC137984289 gene encoding neurabin-1-like isoform X1, whose product MATRTEYGKENRLRARKEGPNRTKGDNHAGSKVADGVRSQSSDTRKNIIDSKTKRTAGAPENDTKQKPYNKFGAPPKKLISADKAYKTPLKNENVRKTREERPRVPRKPPSVESTSDKGKVTKIDDDRESDAKLNVSKLKHIFDETIANETIKAQQNFRKPRPISEALERLKGDYDPSQSVPGRWSLPNYYKKTPPTSPNDPTHKPHVSQGIAARRALFENGGSSEDVYTREKRSPSLLDLVPDLKELDLGAFGKTETSGNATSFLGKNVASPSPRSRTSSDPGTKRLLYFVSSRKRFTSDPKAVIGGYQQTCDDSVLRKPPLSAEKRLFKSHSVDQMLLQSLGSDKSKINTEEETVEKYLEPSLSEKEDKFISTEAEKSQTETKPEVPVTNSENVHVVPRFRRKEVPKDDFLDDTPGRVREANWKDEEIPPEELAELEFVHKPPKHDFARIRDSVTLNENKTELELPVKGTGDIHKTEIEEPRERDSSGEDSAGSIVEHSDGDEDPVPVPTVSPVALLFSAKPKSSSLSKGGDKDKSRKRSVGFGGDTPKIFLTYSAVEYDRGNEDIDPVTASAEWELEKRVEKMDVFSVDLCKDNRGLGLSIIGLGVGTDTGVEKLGIFVKSLTEGGAAAADGRIQVNDQIIEVDGTSLVGVTQMFAAQTLKNTSGIVRFLMGRDKSRAHMQSAHRIDPNIEQQIDVLRQKLAEAEAKAENAEKRALLAERMVQNQAPAVTRSETSDETGLKEAKKKLEALTEKVHTLESDLAVSEAENDDMVRQLEESKGLYLILDKKYHMAKNKVKELEEREQAHAEVSERSAVEMRLLQDKVKELEWQVASLQQATSAKDVKLNKKEMSPFVIVDKPEVHNNKTEVQEEVLENGFAAEMEQALADFQLSWDTQGDQVSAAKEDDKRIDLDLDSIPVTETLGNDYLRQKKRLAEAQQKRHKPTRASWAKSFDDENEMIDGHEASEEDEEEEISSKSTVQESEDISRSPAQRPGLFLPKLPVGGFKLRSTGTNLFDGTPLKSGDSSPQEIRASFPLSHKEETRNVVVENLLEKQLSKADIKVSSMPTTTLELEERDGRKLVEEEQEDCLSGSTNSLDEIEEATRRIDSDLASSQASSRGSSPFLPPAMPLLQVKNVPVMEPYNEAAIDVPPDYLAACGLANSNRSSPSMSSRVDGQSSVGSPDTPSSGVAQLVSDWDTDQVYMWLVANDLEEYAEEFSNKSIDGKQLLNLDGSKLKAMGVNPNHRALIKKKIKEMKAETERELKARKQREKEQKGNKKEGKFEKMGFMKKKGYYNVS is encoded by the exons ATGGCTACGAGAACTGAATACGGCAAAGAAAACAGGTTGCGAGCTCGCAAAGAAGGACCAAATCGGACGAAAGGCGATAATCATGCCGGAAGCAAGGTTGCAGACGGCGTCAGAAGTCAGAGCTCTGACACACgtaaaaatattattgattCAAAAACAAAGCGAACTGCAGGAGCTCCAGAAAATGACACCAAGCAAAAGCCCTATAACAAGTTCGGAGCCCCTCCAAAGAAGCTAATTTCGGCGGACAAGGCTTATAAAACCCCTTTAAAGAATGAGAATGTTCGCAAAACTCGCGAGGAAAGGCCTCGAGTTCCTCGTAAACCTCCCTCGGTGGAGTCCACTAGTGATAAGGGTAAAGTAACTAAAATTGATGATGACCGGGAGAGTGATGCCAAGCTGAATGTTAGCAAGTTAAAGCACATTTTTGATGAAACCATTGCAAATGAAACTATAAAAGCTCAGCAGAATTTTAGAAAGCCCAGACCAATTTCTGAAGCCCTCGAGAGGTTGAAAGGTGATTATGACCCTTCGCAATCTGTACCAGGAAGATGGTCGTTGCCTAATTATTACAAGAAGACTCCTCCTACCTCACCCAATGATCCCACTCACAAGCCACATGTGTCTCAAGGTATTGCAGCGAGAAGAGCTTTATTTGAGAATGGCGGGTCCAGTGAAGATGTTTACACCAGGGAGAAGCGTTCGCCAAGTTTGTTAGATCTTGTCCCAGACTTGAAAGAATTGGATCTAGGTGCATTTGGTAAAACTGAAACATCAGGTAATGCAACCAGCTTCCTTGGCAAAAATGTTGCTTCACCTAGCCCAAGATCTCGGACAAGTTCTGATCCTGGAACTAAACGGCTTCTGTATTTTGTAAGTTCCCGCAAACGATTCACTTCTGACCCCAAAGCTGTGATTGGAGGGTACCAGCAAACCTGTGATGATTCAGTATTGCGAAAGCCTCCACTGTCTGCAGAAAAAAGACTTTTTAAGTCACACAGTGTTGATCAAATGTTGCTTCAATCTTTGGGTTCAGATAAGAGCAAAATTAATACAGAAGAAGAAACTGTCGAAAAGTATCTTGAACCTTCATTGTCAGAAAAAGAAGACAAGTTTATCTCTACTGAGGCTGAAAAGTCACAGACAGAGACAAAGCCAGAAGTGCCAGTTACAAATTCTGAAAATGTTCATGTAGTGCCTCGCTTTCGGCGAAAGGAGGTTCCCAAAGATGATTTCTTAGATGACACCCCTGGAAGGGTACGTGAAGCAAATTGGAAGGATGAAGAGATACCTCCAGAAGAGTTGGCAGAATTGGAGTTTGTACACAAACCCCCAAAGCATGATTTTGCAAGAATTCGTGATTCGGTTActcttaatgaaaacaaaacagaactTGAATTGCCAGTGAAAGGCACTGGTGACATTCACAAGACTGAAATCGAGGAACCCCGAGAGAGAGACAGTTCAGGGGAGGACAGCGCTGGTAGCATTGTTGAGCACAGCGATGGTGATGAGGATCCTGTGCCAGTGCCGACGGTTTCTCCTGTAGCACTGTTATTTTCTGCAAAGCCCAAATCATCTTCTTTATCTAAAGGTGGAGACAAGGATAAGTCTCGCAAAAGAAGTGTTGGTTTTGGCGGGGACACACCTAAGATATTTCTAACATACAGTGCCGTGGAATATGACAGGGGAAACGAGGATATTGACCCTGTTACTGCATCAGCTGAGTGGGAGTTGGAAAAACGAGTTGAAAAGATGGATGTGTTTTCTGTGGACTTGTGCAAAG acAATAGAGGTCTGGGATTGAGTATTATAGGCCTTGGTGTCGGTACAGATACCGGAGTAGAGAAACTGGGAATTTTTGTCAAGTCACTCACAGAAGGTGGTGCTGCAGCTGCAGATGGACG AATACAAGTGAATGACCAGATTATTGAAGTCGATGGAACTTCTCTTGTTGGAGTAACACAGATGTTTGCAGCACAGACTCTTAAGAACACCAGCGGCATAGTGAG GTTTCTTATGGGAAGAGATAAGAGTAGGGCGCATATGCAATCAGCACACAGAATTGACCCCAACATTGAACAGCAAATTGATGTGCTAAGACAAAAACTGGCTGAG GCTGAAGCAAAAGCAGAAAATGCGGAGAAAAGGGCCTTGCTGGCAGAAAGAATGGTTCAAAATCAAGCACCTGCTGTCACAAGATCT GAAACCTCTGATGAGACTGGCTTGAAAGAAGCAAAGAAGAAATTAGAAGCACTCACAGAAAAGGTCCACACACTAGAGTCTGACCTGGCAGTATCAGAAGCAGAGAATGATGATATGGTGCGACAGTTGGAGGAAAGTAAAGGATTGTACTTGATCCTTGACAAAAAGTATCATATGGCAAAGAACAAAGTCAAGGAGTTGGAGGAAAG AGAGCAAGCACATGCCGAAGTCTCTGAAAGATCCGCTGTGGAAATGAGATTATTGCAGGACAAG GTCAAGGAACTTGAATGGCAGGTTGCCTCTCTTCAGCAAGCTACGTCAGCGAAAGACGTTAAACTaaacaagaaagaaatgtcACCATTTGTAATAGTCGACAAGCCAGAAGTGCATAACAACAAAACAGAGGTCCAAGAAGAAGTTCTTGAGAATGGATTTGCAGCTGAAATGGAGCAAGCATTGGCAGACTTCCAGCTTAGCTGGGACACACAAGGTGATCAAGTTTCAG CAGCAAAAGAAGATGACAAGAGAATTGATTTAGACCTTGACAGTATTCCAGTTACTGAGACACTTGGTAATGATTATCTGAGACAGAAGAAGCGCCTTGCAGAAGCACAGCAGAAAAGACACAAGCCAACACGTGCCAGCTGGGCAAAGTCCTTCGATGATGAAAATGAA ATGATTGATGGTCACGAAGCATCCGAAGAAGACGAAGAGGAGGAGATAAGCTCAAAAAGCACTGTGCAAGAAAGTGAGGATATCAGTAGAAGTCCAGCACAAAGGCCAGGGctgtttcttccaaaattgccAGTTGGTGGCTTTAAGCTTCGTTCCACGGGCACAAACCTCTTTGATGGGACACCCTTGAAGAGCGGCGACTCATCCCCCCAGGAGATTCGCGCAAGCTTCCCGTTGTCCCATAAAGAGGAAACACGCAACGTTGTGGTAGAGAATCTCTTAGAAAAGCAGCTTTCCAAAGCTGACATCAAGGTATCGTCAATGCCCACAACAACGCTTGAGCTTGAGGAGCGAGATGGGCGTAAACTTGTCGAAGAAGAACAGGAAGATTGCCTTTCAGGGTCTACGAATTCACTGGATGAAATCGAAGAAGCCACAAGAAGG ATCGACTCAGACCTTGCCTCGTCCCAGGCCTCTTCGCGTGGCTCATCCCCATTCCTCCCTCCCGCCATGCCGCTGTTGCAGGTTAAGAATGTTCCAGTGATGGAGCCGTATAATGAAGCAGCCATTGATGTCCCTCCCGATTACCTAGCCGCTTGTGGACTAGCAAATTCGAACCGTAGCTCTCCAA GCATGTCTTCACGTGTTGATGGACAGTCCTCAGTGGGTAGTCCTGACACCCCATCGTCTGGAGTCGCACAACTAGTGTCTGACTGGGACACTGACCAG GTCTACATGTGGCTGGTTGCAAATGACCTCGAAGAATACGCCGAGGAGTTCAGTAACAAGAGCATCGATGGCAAGCAGTTGTTGAACTTAGATGGCTCCAAGCTCAAG
- the LOC137984807 gene encoding cysteine/serine-rich nuclear protein 1-like codes for MGKRKHSINSSCGDENDDSNKRMKSRGVSFGDVTIYHFPRKQGFVSVPSTGGSTLGMARKHACIEKVQLDQANGSGSDDRKPFAQISQRARRNILKTAGVRRIVKREERDCAEIRLSRIICGCNCGDICSSETCECILSGIGCQVDYGRFPCSCQPNGCQNDNGRKQYNPSAVEKHYFETFARINGQNVGTAVLKYVGVEFS; via the coding sequence ATGGGAAAGCGAAAACATAGCATTAACTCTTCTTGTGGGGATGAAAACGACGATAGCAACAAGCGAATGAAAAGTAGAGGAGTGAGCTTTGGGGACGTTACCATTTACCATTTTCCTCGGAAGCAAGGTTTTGTCTCGGTTCCTTCGACGGGAGGATCAACACTAGGAATGGCGAGGAAACACGCTTGCATCGAGAAAGTACAACTTGATCAGGCGAACGGGTCGGGAAGCGACGACCGAAAGCCGTTCGCACAAATTTCGCAAAGAGCAAGGAGAAATATACTAAAGACAGCCGGAGTTCGGCGGATCGTAAAGCGAGAGGAACGTGATTGCGCCGAGATTAGACTAAGCCGAATAATATGCGGGTGTAATTGCGGTGATATTTGCTCGTCAGAGACATGTGAATGCATTTTGAGTGGAATCGGTTGTCAAGTCGATTATGGCCGATTTCCTTGTTCGTGTCAGCCGAATGGATGCCAAAATGACAATGGACGAAAACAGTACAATCCAAGCGCCGTAGAAAAGCATTACTTCGAGACATTTGCCAGAATTAATGGACAAAACGTAGGTACAGCTGTTTTGAAATACGTGGGAGTTGAATTCAGTTAG